Part of the Nitrospirota bacterium genome is shown below.
CCTCCACCGCGGCCAATTCGAGCCATCGGCGCACCGGCACGATACCTGTTTCCAAACCGGCTTGCCCGGCCGCCTTCATGAAGCTGCTCGGCAGCACGACGAGATCCGTGGCGATCAGCGAGGCCTCGTCCTGTCTCGATGTCATGGAGAGGAGTCGTCCCTCCTGCACCTTCACGCGCAGGCTCGACCGGCGGGGCTGTCGATCCCGTTCGTGATGGGCCTGTGCGACGACGATCGCCTGACCCTCCTGCACCTCCCGGCGCAGACTCTCGATCAAGGGGCAGGAAAAGATTCCTTGCACCCCGGACAAGAGACAGAAGCCACGCACTTCGGCTGCGAGGGCTTCCCAGGTGCGGGCATCGTCCAGAGGAAATTCGCGAATCGGCATCCAGCGCACGGGGATCGTCACGCGGGGCCCTTTGCCCAAGGCCTGTTTGAGTTGATCCTCTTCCGGACCGACCAGAACCATGAGTTGCCGAATGCCGGCTCGCTGCAGCGTCAAGACCGTCCGATGGAAGAGGCCGATGCCCACTACGCTCGTAAGCGGACCGGCATCATCGGCATACAATTCGGCCGGCTCGCCGAACAGACTGACCGAAGGCAAGAGAATCGCCGTGCTCAATCCCTGCACGTCTGTCTGTTTCTGAACTGCGCTTTCGTTCATAGTTCTCGTCGCTCGTATCTCGTCAGAAGAAAAGAGCATATGGCGTATGGCTTATGGCTGGAATTCAGAGCTGGAACTGCCGAGCCAATGTCGGCTCCTCTTCCTGAGAAACGGTGCGTTTCCAAGCCATCAGCTATAAGCCATTAGCTATCAGCTCCGCCCTCCCGCTACCCCAGGTTACAGTTTCGGCAACACGTCCCGTTCCGCTTTTTCTATGTCTTCCAGGAAATCGATTTCGGTCCAGGGGAGCCCGCCGATCTTCTCATGCCCGACTTTGACGTCGGCGAAGAACCCGACCAGCGCATCCTCATATTCCATCTGCCAAGCCTCACGGTCCACATGGGTCTTGAGCGAGGCCACCACGTGGGGCGCATCGGCATGACGGACCTTGAGGAAGCCCACACCTTCTCCGGCGTAGTCGTAGCGCGAGGGCATTTTCTTGGTCAGGGCGATCACGCGCCCTCCCTCGACCACGACCATACATTCTTCTCCGGTCTGCTTGACGGTTTCGTCCATGAGCAGCGCGTTCGCGCAGGGGGATTGCACCAGGCGGCGCAAAATCTCTTGATGGAACAGGACATCCGCATCCATGACGATCGCATCGTCGTCCAGCGCGTGGCGCGCAATCCAGAGCGAGGAGATACTGCCACGATGGAACTCCTCGTTGACGAGGAAGTTCACGCGCACGTCACAGGAGTTCGCCTCCACCGCCGCGCGAATCATCTCCTGTTTGTAGCCCACGACGATGTCGGCGCGCTGGATCCCAACGCTCCGGAGCGACGTGAGGTAGCGATGCAGGAGCGTCTTCCCGCCGATCTCGATGAGACATTTGGGCCGGTGCTGCGTGACCTGCCACAAACGTTTCCCGACCCCGGCCGCGAGGATGATGGCTTTCATGCTTTCGTACAGATCCGTTCAAACGCGTCGAGGAATCCGACGATCTGCGGCTCCGTCAGGACGCCCATGTTGGCCACGCGGAAGATCTGGCTCTCGAATTGGCCTTGGCCCGCGTAGATCACGTAACCCTGCTCTTTCAGCTTGTCGTGCAGCGACTGATAAGTGATGCCTTCTGGGAGATGATAGGCCGTGATCGTGTTGGACTGTTTGTCGGGAGTCAGGACCGGCTTCACGCCCAGCTTCGCCATACGATCACGGATCAGCGTCGCGATCTTCTTGTAGCGCTGAATCCGCTTGGCGACCCCTTCCTCCATCAATTCGTTCAAGGCTTCGTCGAAGGCATAATAGATCTGCACGGCCGGCGTGAAGGGAGTCGTCCCGGCTCCCTGGTTATCCACATACTGCGTGAGGTGGAGATAGACCGACCGTCTGGGATAGCTGCGCATCTTCTCCAGGAATCCCTTGCGGATGAGCACGAAGCCCAGGCCCGGGAATCCCTGGATGCACTTGCCGGATGTGCCGGCCACCATATAGATGTGGGGACCTGCGATATCCAACGACTCTCCTGCCAAGGCGCTGACCGCGTCCAGAATGAAGACCCGGTTCTGACTGTCGACCACGTCCGCGATTTCCTTGACCGGATTGATGAGGCCGGTGGTCGTCTCATGATGGACCATCGCCACGGCCTGCACTTCCGGATGTTGCCGGAGCGCCAGCCTGAGCCGTTCAGGATCGGGCTTCGTCGTCCAGTCGTATTTGAGTTCGGACACGCCCAGCCGATAGAGGCCGATCATCTGGGAGATGCGCTCGCCATAGACGCCGTTGTTCAGCACCAGCATCCGCTTGCCTTGCGGGAGCGACGACATGACAGCAGACTCGACCGCCGCAGTCCCCGATCCGGTCAGCACCACGGCGGCATAATCCGCCTCCGCGCCCGGCACAAAGAGCTTCAGCAGCTTCGCCTGAATCCCGTGGAGGAGCTCCGTGAACTCCGATTCCCGATGGCAGATATCAGGACGCAACAAGGCCTGCCGCACCCGCTCCGACACATTGACCGGTCCTGGATTCAATAAGATCATCTTGTTCCTTCCCACTACCCTAATTAAGTGATCGAGACCGCTCCGACTGCGCGCGTCCAACGAGGGTCTTCCGAGACCGCGCGTTGCGCGAGCAAGGAGGCGGCTCGATCGCTTATTCGATCGCTTTCATGAACCGCTTTGTTATGTCCGGCGGATCCAGCATCACGCGTCCGGCATCTTCCACCATCTCGTTGACTTTCACCAGCAACATGCTCGGCCCGTCCTTCTTCAGCATGTCCTTGAACTCGTAGACGAGGTCTTCGCGTTCCCGCACCCGCTCGACGTTCACATAGCCTGCCGCCTTCGCCACCTTCTCCAGCGGCACCACATTGGAAATCGTCGGCTGATTGCCGGTCGTCCCGTAGACTTCGTTATCGAAGACCACATGGATGAAATTTTTCGGCTTGAGCGCGCCGACCGTAGCCAGGGTGCCCATCCCCATCAGCACGTTCCCGTCGCCGTCGAAGATCACCACTTGCTTCTTCGGCTTGGCCAGCGCCACGCCCAGCCCGATCGCCGCAGCCGATCCCATAGACCCGATCATGTAGAAATGGGTCGGTCGGTCGGCAATTTTCTGAGCTTCCCGCGAAGGGAAGCCGTTGCAAATGATCACCGGCTGGTCGGTGAGCAGCTCCATCAAGGCCGCCATAGCCATCGCCCGACTCTGCATGGTTCCTTGCTCCGGCCTCATGGGTGCAACCCTTTCACGACACCTTTGGTAATCAAGAGGGCGACGGGGACCCGCTGCTTCATGAAAGTCTCCGCCAGCCATTTCAGATCCTCGACCGCCGTCTTTTCCGTCAGGGTGCGGTGGGGGATCTTCATGATATCGAGAAAGGGCTCCATCACCTCGCCCATCACCAGATGCTCCGGCGCATCCTTGCCATGCTGGCCGCGCCAGGACACGATCAGGATGCAGGGCTGGCGGTAAATCGCGTTCAACGAAATAATCGTATTGAGGGACGTGCCCAGCCCGGAGTTCTGCATGAGCACGGCCGGGATCTTGCCGGCCATATAGGCCCCGGCTGCCATGGCCACCGCTTCATCTTCTCGCACGGCCGGGACATAGATCCGCCGTTCCATCAACTCGGCAATGATGCCGCCCAGGATCGAGTCAGGGACCCCCGTAAAGAAATCCACCCCGATATCTTGCAGGGCTTGAACGAATGCGTCGCTTTCAATCATCGTGTCGGTTCCTCGCCGCTAAGCACATGGAAAAACGCGCCATTATAAGCTATGCCTCGCGACATTCTCAACAAAACTGAGGGAGTTGCGCCATCAAATCGACCGTGGTAGCGTTCTGCCATGATTGAACGGCAACGGAATCGCACAGGCCTGTACTTACTCCTCTTGGGACTCCTCCTCTCAGTAGGCCATCCCCTGTCCGCCCAGGCAGTCCCGATGGTCAACGATCCGAACGGGTTCCAGAACCTGACCTGGGGCGCCACCCTGACTGAACGGCAGGATCTGGAAGTCGCCCGAGCAGGCCCCCATGTGAACGAATTCCAATTGCGGAGCGGCGCGCCGTCCTATGCAGGGATCCCGGTCGAAAGCGTCCGCTTCTTAGCGGTCGACGATCAATTTGCCCGTGTGACCATCCGCTACCAGGGCGACGATCGCCACAAACAGATCCTGACCTATCTTGAACAACAGTTCGGCTCTCTGGATCGTATCCCGGGCCAGATGCTGCGGGGCCTCAATCAACAATATACCTGGCGCGGCATCGATACGGAGATCAGCCTGACCTATCATGCCAACACGGAGCGGGGATTTATCTTTATCGATAGCCGGACCCTGGCTCCCCGGTTCAACGACCGCATCACCGATTCAGCGGAGTAACAGGATGCTGAAACAGACCGCCAGCACAACGACCGTATCTCGTGAAGCATATCTCG
Proteins encoded:
- a CDS encoding phosphocholine cytidylyltransferase family protein, giving the protein MKAIILAAGVGKRLWQVTQHRPKCLIEIGGKTLLHRYLTSLRSVGIQRADIVVGYKQEMIRAAVEANSCDVRVNFLVNEEFHRGSISSLWIARHALDDDAIVMDADVLFHQEILRRLVQSPCANALLMDETVKQTGEECMVVVEGGRVIALTKKMPSRYDYAGEGVGFLKVRHADAPHVVASLKTHVDREAWQMEYEDALVGFFADVKVGHEKIGGLPWTEIDFLEDIEKAERDVLPKL
- a CDS encoding aminotransferase class V-fold PLP-dependent enzyme, which produces MILLNPGPVNVSERVRQALLRPDICHRESEFTELLHGIQAKLLKLFVPGAEADYAAVVLTGSGTAAVESAVMSSLPQGKRMLVLNNGVYGERISQMIGLYRLGVSELKYDWTTKPDPERLRLALRQHPEVQAVAMVHHETTTGLINPVKEIADVVDSQNRVFILDAVSALAGESLDIAGPHIYMVAGTSGKCIQGFPGLGFVLIRKGFLEKMRSYPRRSVYLHLTQYVDNQGAGTTPFTPAVQIYYAFDEALNELMEEGVAKRIQRYKKIATLIRDRMAKLGVKPVLTPDKQSNTITAYHLPEGITYQSLHDKLKEQGYVIYAGQGQFESQIFRVANMGVLTEPQIVGFLDAFERICTKA
- a CDS encoding thiamine pyrophosphate-dependent enzyme: MRPEQGTMQSRAMAMAALMELLTDQPVIICNGFPSREAQKIADRPTHFYMIGSMGSAAAIGLGVALAKPKKQVVIFDGDGNVLMGMGTLATVGALKPKNFIHVVFDNEVYGTTGNQPTISNVVPLEKVAKAAGYVNVERVREREDLVYEFKDMLKKDGPSMLLVKVNEMVEDAGRVMLDPPDITKRFMKAIE
- a CDS encoding thiamine pyrophosphate-binding protein, with product MIESDAFVQALQDIGVDFFTGVPDSILGGIIAELMERRIYVPAVREDEAVAMAAGAYMAGKIPAVLMQNSGLGTSLNTIISLNAIYRQPCILIVSWRGQHGKDAPEHLVMGEVMEPFLDIMKIPHRTLTEKTAVEDLKWLAETFMKQRVPVALLITKGVVKGLHP